The genomic interval TCAAGCTGGAAAACCCATCCGCATCGGCTGGCAAGTCGGGTACCTACGGTATCACCTGGCCACACCGCTTCACGAGGTAATTTGTGGGCACTTTTTCGCGTTAACGCGATCCAAGAAGGCGGGGGGCAACCCCCGCCTTTTTTCATTGCTGATCTCTTTGTTGCTTGGTGACTATGACTCTTTTTGCTGACCTTACCCGGGCCGCGAGCCCAATTCGTGCGTTTGCTGTGGCGTCTGCTGTGTTTGGATGGATGGCAGGCCCTGCTGTTGCGAGCGAAGCCGCAGTGCCATTGGTGCAGGGTGACAAGATTGTGATTACAACGCTGGATGTTCAGGCGGATGCCTTGCGCATGCCTCCTGAAATGAGGCCTTTGGTACTGTCGCGCGTTCCCACCGTCAGCCAGATAGCCGGCAACCTCTACGTCCGCCGGGCTCTCGCCGCAGAGGCGCAAGCTATTGGGCTGGATAAGGATCCATTGGTAGTTGCTCACCTCAAGGTCGCCATGGACAAAGTCTTGTCTGACGCACTTCTGGAGCGCATCGACCAGAAGAGCACGCCCAGCGAGGCCGCGGTAGAGGCCAAGGCCCGCACGCTGTACCGCGCAAAGCCAGATCGTTTCAAGGCTGAGGAGCAAGTACACGCCCGCCACATCCTGATCGCTGGCACTACTACGGAATCGAAAGCGGAAGCAGAAAAACTCCTCAAGGACCTGAAGGATGGGGCTGACTTTGCCAAGTTGGCAGAAGAAAAATCTGCCGACAAGGGCAGTGCAGCCAAGGGTGGCGATGTGGGGTACTTTGGCAAAGGCCGCATGGTTCCGCAGTTCGAGCAGGCCGCCTTCGAACTCAAGAACAAGAATGACCTCAGTGGTGTAGTGGAGTCGCAGTTTGGCTATCACATCATTCAGTTGCTCGACCGCAAGCCCGCTGGCGTTCGTCCCTTTGACGAGGTGAAGGAGGAACTTGCGAAGGAAGTGCGAGCCAGTATTGTCCAAGACGCACGTGTAGCAGAAGCGCAGCGCCTGCAAGCCAATGGCGTGCCAGACGTGAAGGCTATGGAAGCCTTTGCCAAAAACTATGAGGCTGCCGTGCCTGCTGCACGGCGTGCAGTGGCACCCCAGCAGTAAACCACGCTCTCCATTGCACACCTCGCCCACGCAAGCGCTGATTGAACGGGTAGTTTGCGCGGGGTGGGCGGCGTAATGGGGAGTGGTTTTTTTTCACGGTTTTCGCACTGCTGTGCCGGACTGCATTTTTGATCAACTGAGCCCGCTTGCCCGCGGCCCTTGCATGGGAACTGCGGCATGTCTTGGCGCGTGCATTACAACGTTCGCGTCCCCATGACCGCTTTGTGGACTGAATGCCTTGCCCTCTGGCGCGCACACGCGCTGGTATGGGTGCTCACGCAGCGCGAGCTGGCCGCACGTCACAGCGGGACCGCTGCCGGCGTGGTGTGGCCTTACCTGCAGCCCCTGCTCACCGTGGCTGCGTTCTACCTAGTATTTGACATCGTGTTTGCCATGCGGCTGGGCGAAGGCGCGCCCGCCCATGCGGTCGGTACGTACCTCATCGTCGGGGCGCTGCCCTGGATGGCGTTTTGCGACGCAGTATCGCGCGGCATGGGCAGCTTGCTGGATGCGGGCGGCCTCTTACAGAAAAACCCGTTGCCCCCCGTGCTGTTTACGGCGAGGGCCGTGCTGGCCAGCGCACTCATCTACGGCCCGTTGCTTGCGCTGGTAGCAGTGGCCTACACCCCATTGCACGGTTTCGCACCTGCGGTGCTCAGCGTGGTGCCACTGCTCGCACTGCAGTTGATGCTGTGCCTGCTGCTGAGCTATCTGCTCGCCATACTAGCAGCAGCATTACGCGATACGGTGCAATTGGTGGGTTTCCTGCTGTCGGTCGGCATTTACCTGTCGCCCATCCTGTTTCCCATGACCCTGTTTCCCGAACGCTGGCGTTGGGTGCTGTGGCTCAACCCTATGACCGGGCTGGTACAGGGATACCAGCAAGTGCTGCTGCAGGGCGCATGGCCCTCCGCCGGGGTGTGGTGGGCCACGCTGGCGTGGATAGCGCTGACTGCGGTTTTGCTGAATGTCGTAGTGTCTCGCAGCCGCGACCAGTTGGTGGATTGGCTATGACGCACCAAGCACCTTCGCTCGCTACGAACATTCCAGCGGCCGCCCCCGTGCTACGCGTGCATGCAGTGGGCAAGGAATACAAGCTGTACCCCACACCGCGCGCGCGGCTAAAGGCGCTGGTGACTGGCAAGGCCACGCACCGCAGCCACTGGGCGCTGCACGATGTGTCGTTTGAACTGCAGCGCGGTGAGTGCATAGGCGTAATTGGTGACAACGGTGCCGGCAAGAGCACTTTGCTCAAGCTGCTGGCGGGCACATTGCAGCCCAGCCACGGCCGTATCGACCGGGTAGGGCGTGTGACTGCCATTCTGGAGCTGGGGGCGGGCTTCCACCCCGATTTCAGCGGCCGCGACAACCTGTACTTTGCGGGCAGCCTCATTGGCATCCAGCGTGAGGAGATGGCGCGGCTGGAGCCCGGGATCATTGAGTTTTGCGAGCTGGGTGAGGCGCTGGACAGGCCGGTAAAAACGTATTCGTCGGGCATGACGGTGCGGCTGGCATTCGCGTTGGTAACGGCAGTGCAGCCAGATGTTCTCATCGTGGACGAAGCATTGGCAGTGGGCGACCAGAACTTTCAGAAGAAGTGTGTGGAGCGCATCACGGCGTTTCGCAACAATGGCTGCACCATCCTGTTTTGTTCGCACAGCCCGTACCATGTTCGCCACCTGTGCGACCGGGCACTTTGGCTCAAGGGCGGCAGGGTGGAGCAGTTTGGCAATACCGAAGCGGTGTTGGCTGCCTACGACCTGTACACCCGGGAGCGGGAGCTTGAGAAAAATGGCGGTGCTGCGAGTGCACTGGCAGATGCCGCGCCAGGATCGGCCTCAGCCCATTCAGTTGACTCCGGCGCGGAGGGCACTGTTGCTGGCGGCGCCGGGCAGCCAGACTCGCAGATGGCTCCCAAGCACGCGGGGCGGTCACCACAACCCCAGCCGCTTGGCGATGCGGGCGGTAGTGCATGTATTTTGTCGGTGGATGTCGCGCATCTGGAAGACGCGCAAGCCGGGCATCCGCCCGTGCTGCAGGGGCAGGACCTGATTGTCACGATCCGTGCACGGGGGCGTGGCGATGAGCGTCCGCACATTGGATTCATGATCGAGCAGTCCAAAGGGGTGGGCATTACCTCGTTGGCAACGCATGAAGACGGTGCAGCGCCTGTGCGGCTGAGCGACGGCACCTGGCAGTCGGTTCTTACTTTTCCAGACTTGCCGTTGCACAGCGGTGATTACGTGATCAGCGCTTTCCTGTTTGATGAAACGGGCCTCGCCGTGTATGACGAGTGGTTCCAGTTTTTGCACTTCCGTTTCATCTTTCCCAAGCCGTTGCCGGGGTTGGTCCGGCTTCCGCACCGCTGGAGTTAGGGAGCGCGTTGGCCCCAAGGGCGAGCTATCGCGTGGTGCACTTTCGGTTCATGTTCCCCACCCAGCCGCCGTGGTGCATTGATAATCGGCGCTCCGCCTGAACACGCATCACATGACAGCAAACACGGATATACAAACAAGCAGAGGCCTGCAATTGCTGCAGGAAGGCCGCGACTTACTGGCCCGGGGTGACCGAACGGGTGCCGCGCAGGTGCTGGCCCGCGCGCGCGATGAGCGTGATGTGATGCTGGCAGCGCATGCGTTGATCGAAGCGCATGACCTGGTGGGCTCCTACAACAATGTGATGGGGCTGAACTGCGCCATCTCGGAGCACGACGACATCTTTGGTTTTTTTCTGGGCCACCACTCCAGTCGCAACCCGCTGCGCGATTACCTGGCTGACGGCTGGCGTACGCTTTCAGAGCTGATGTTGTTGCTGGAGGCGGTAGACAAGCCGTTGCTCAAGACGCCCAGTGTGCTGGAGTTTGCCAGCGGCCATGGGCGGTTTACGCGGCATCTCGTGAAGGCGTTGGGGCCGACGCGTGTGGTGGTGTCCGATGTGGTCCCCAGTGCCGTGGAGTTTTCTCGTCGCACGTTTGGTGTGGAGGGGTTCTTGTCCGCCAGCACGCCAGAGGCCGTGCAATGGCCAGGCCGCTATGACCTGGTGTTTGTGTTGTCGTTGTTCAGTCACCTGCCAAAGGCAACGTGGTCGCGCTGGCTCAAGGTGCTTTTTGATGCGGTTGCACCCGGAGGGTTGCTGGTATTCAGTACCCATGGCATCAAAGCGGCACATTTTGACCATGTGACGCTCGACGCAGAGGGTTACTTTTTTGCAGCTTCCAGCGAGTCGTCGGCGATTGATGGGCAGGAATACGGCACAACGTTTACCTCCGAGCCGTTCGTGTTGGCGCGCATTGCCGAAACCCTGGGTGCGGACAAGCTGGTGCACAAGGCGCCCGTGCACTTCTGGAACCATCAGGATGCCTATGTGTTGCGCAAGCCTTGAGCGCTCACGCAAGTCCGTGAACCAGCGGGAGGCGCTATGAACGGCAATTGGCTTCACTCCCTGCAGGAGCGTCTTTGGGGCGTGGCGCCTTGGGATGCGAGCAAGATTTCTGACGAATGGTTTCGGGCACATTTTGAGTATGCGGCCGATGTGGTGAACCACTGGATTGGCGGTGTGCTGGATGTGCGCAGCGCCAGGTTCTTGAACTTTGGCTGCGGCGATGGCATTACCGATCTGTCCCTGGTGCTGCGCTACGGCGCCACGTCCATTCATGGGGTGGATATCCGCCGGGAATACACCAAGCTGCCCCGCATTGCGAGAGAGCAGTTGGGCATGCGGCGTATCCCCTCGGCGCTGACATTCGAAAGCATCACCCCCGGTGCGCCGCTGGCAGGCCAGCGTGCGCTGGTTGACGGGATCATGAGCTGGTCTACCTTCGAACATGTGCAGCGCGATCAGCTGGCGCCGATCTTTGCGGATCTCCATGCCTGCCTGCGGCCAGGGGGCTACTTCTTCATCCAGATTGAGCCATTGTTTTATTCGCCGTTCGGGTCGCACTTGCGCAGGTATGACGACGTGCCGTGGCACCACCTGCTGGCCAGTGAAGAAGCGCTGTGGCAAGTGATCAAGAATCATCAAGGGCCCATCGACGCTGCGGAGGTGGATTTCGGGTTCGCGGATTTTGGCGTAGACGGCTACAAGGAGTTTGTATTCAAGGAGTACCGCTCGCTCAACCGCCTTACTGCCGACGAGCTGGTGGACCTGACAACGCAAGCCGGCTTTCACGTGGTGCGGCAGGAGCGCCGGAACGTAGAAATGGAGATCCCCAGCGCATTGCGTGGGCGCTACCCCGACGAGCTGCTGCTGAACAACGAGATTTTTCTGTTGTTGAGCAAGTGAAGGGTGAGACGCGGGCCTGCGCTGAGCAGCGGAGGATCTGAACCCCTTACAAACGTAAAAAATGATAGCTGCTAGCGCTTGTCAGAAGTAGTTTTCAGATAAAAAATACTGTGAAAATCAATGCCATCAAGCGCTGGCAGCTCACTTTTTTGAATGTTATTCAACAAGAATTCACGCTCTCAACCAGCTCTTCACCTTTGTCTGCCAATGCTGGGGCACGCGCTGCGCTACGCCGCGCAGCAATGGATGCGAGCGCAGTTTGACGATGCCGGAGAGCAATAAAGATCGGGCGCCCGTGGCGCCGGTGGATGGAGCCCGGTGGGTGGCGAGAAAATCCATGGGCACACCAATCGGGTGCGAGCTGCCGGGGACTGTTGCCAGGTAGCTGTCGTGGTAGTGCCAAGGCAGGCTGGAGGCCGACGCCTGCAGGGCCCGTGCACCGGGCGTAGCGGGCTGGGCCACGGGTGGCGGGGTGCCTTGGTCGAAATTCTGCTCGCGAATCCGTAAAAAAGCATCCAGCCATTGTGCTGGTGTCTGGTCCCACCGTTCGACCCAACTCCATGTTCTGCCGTGCAGACGCTCGGCAAAGGCGCCCAGGTCTGGCGCAACCACGGGCAGCGCGGCCTCCATGCAGGCGCTGAGCGTGTAGCTATACGTTTCTGGCCATTGGGCGGGAAACCATGCCAGATCCGGTTGCAGCCATTCCAGGAGGCGGGGAAGGTCGTTGTCTTCGTAGGCTCCGTGGACAGTGAGGTGGGCCTTGGGTTGTGTCTGCAGGTGCCGGTAGCCATACCCCAGCAAGTGGAATTCGACGGGAGCGTTGCGGCGGGCAGCTTCCAGGGCTACGGCTTCCAGGATGTCTGCACCTTTGATGGCGCTGAGAGCTCCGATCACCACGACTTTCAATGCGGCGCCAGCGGCACGGGCATGAGGTTGGGCAAGGGGCAGCTCGCCGTGGCTGGACAAATCTGTATGGGGAACGACGCGCACCCGTGCACCCGGAGCAAAACCGGCGATGCGGAGTGCTGCATCGTGGCTCGGCGTGAATACCTGGCGTGCCCCCGTAAGAAAGTGGATGTTCCGGTGGCGCCACTGGCCGACGGTACCGCCGTAGGGCGCCGCGGTGCTATCCGCAGGGCAACAGGTGCACTGGCCTGGAGCCAGCTCGCCAGCATAGCGATTGTCCAGACCCGTGAGCGAGATGTGGGTGCAGTAGCTGTAGAAATCGTGCGCAGTGAAGTCGTAGGCCACGCCCAGATGGTGGGGTAGATCCAGAACGCTTTCGTCATGGCCCAGCAGGTGGTGGTAGTGAATGTGCGACACGCCCAGCTGCCGAAGTGCCTGGAGGAGCTGCGCGAATTCATCTGCAATGCTGAATTGCAGGAGAAAGCCCTCCGACTCATCCGCCCACTGTAACCGTACCGAGCGATGGGGGGCGGGAGTGAGGGTCAGAAACAAGGCTTGGTCTGAAAGGTGCTGGGCGAGCTCCCGTACATGCCGCACGGTACCGCCGGCGCGGTCGTGCAAGACAGCAAGCACGACCTTGCGCCCGCCACTTTGCTGCTGGCGCATGCGTGCCACATCCAGTGCCAGTCGCCAAGGCTGTGCCGGGTCGGCGCGCACAAACGCCATCACATCCCGCTCATAGTTTGGATGAAGGCGGCGCAAGGTCTCCATCGCGGCGCGTTCGCGGGGGCTTTTGCTGTCACCAAAACTCACGCCACCAGTGTGCAGCACGAAAGTGTCGAGAAGGTGCAGGTTGCGCCAGCCAGCTTCTGCCGCTCGTTGGCAGAAATCGTTTTCTTCGCCATAGCCTTTGCCGAAATTTTCCGTGTCGAACAACCCAACCTGCTGCAGGCTGTCACGCCGGATGTACATGCAGAAACCGACGCCGGTGGGCACATCCACCACAGCGCCTGCGTTGGTTTGGGCGCACAAGGCGTCCAGCTGTGCGGTGTTGTAGCCCGGGGGCAGGTCGTTGTCTTTGCAGAAACGGGGGTAGCTGCAGATGGTGGCGTTGTTGGAGAAGGGCGTGACGGAGGCGACCTTCTGGTCGCTGTAGGCTGCGCGGCGAATGCGGTCCAGCCAGTCATTCGCCACCTCGGTGTCGCTGTTGAGCAGCAGCACGTCGTTGCTGTCGCTCAGCGCCATGCCCCGGTTGACGGTGCCTACGAAGCCAAGGTTTTCGGGGTTTTCGAGCAACGTGATGCGGTCATCCTGGCGTGCGCGGTCGCGCAACCAGGCAGTCACTTCGGGTTCCGGGCTGGCATCGTTGATCACGATCAGGCGCCAAGGGGTCTGGCAGGCGCTGGCCAGCACAGAGTCTATGCACAGTCGGGTGTCGTGCAGCCCGCGGTATACGGGCACGATGACGTCGACGGGTTGAGGCGGGGGCGTGACCGGGATAGGCGCGGGGGGCACTTGTGCTGCTGCCGCTGCAGGTGCGCGACCCAGCAGGCGATCAACGCGCATCTTTGCGTGGACCAAGGGGCGGGTGGCTCGAAACACGGTGGAGTTCTCTATGGTCTTGAGGTGCGCGGCCAAGGCGGCGTAATCTTTCTGAAGGCGGGTAGCTTCTTGTTGCCACGTGGCACGTTGCTGGGCCAGGGCCTTGTTGCTTTCTTCGAGAATGGTCGCACGGGCTTCAACGAGTCGCATCTCGTGCCGCTGATGGTTGAAGCTGCTTTCTGCGTCGCGTGCAGCGCGCTCCAGTTCGCCAATGCGGTCATCCAGCGGGCGCACGGTGCTGGCGAGGGCCAGATAGTCTGCAGACATGGGCCAACCCAGTTCCACCTCCAGGGTGGCGGGCGCCCGGTCGGCGAGTTCGAAAACGTCTGCGGGGATGGGTAGTTCCATCCACGGGTCTGTTCCCGCAAGGAGCAGCAGGCTCGCGCCTGAAGCGGGCGGCAGGGGGGCTTGCCAGACGATCTGGCTGTGAGGTGCTGCCGAGAGCAGTGAGCGGGATGTGCTATCAGCTTGCCAGTGCCAAAGGGGCTGCTGGGCGTGGTCAAGCAGCGTCAGGCTGTAGAGGTGGAGAAAACCCGGGCGATCTGCCGGGTCCAGGCGCAGTTGTTTGAGGGGACGAGCCGCTTGCGGAAGACTGAAACGCACCATCTGCCGTTCCTGGCCAATGATTCCGCTGGCCGTGAGCTTGTCTTCTTCGGCATAGCCACCGTCATATCCCAGGTAGAGCTGTGCCGTAAACCGCGCATGCGACGCTATACCGTTAGCAGGAGTATGTGCTGCACTGGAGACATGCGGCACTGGCCGAGCCACACAGATGAACTGGTAAGCGAGAGCGTCGGGGGACCCTAGCAGGTAGCGGGCCACTGCGGCAGGCAAGCGGTCAAACGCCACCTGGAACTCGGACTCTGGCAACTCGCGCTGGACGGTGTCCACGGTGTCCAGCTCCCAAAGCTGCTCAGCCATGAAGCGCACGAGCGAAGTGCGTGTGAAAAATCGCAGGTGGGTGCGGTCGAGCAACCCTTCCTCACGATAGCGGAACTCGCCTTCCATCAGTTCGGCCAGAAGGCCGGCATATGCAGCGTTGGGGACAGAAATCAGCAGCTTTCCATCGGGCTCCAACAGGTCGCGGCAAGCCTGCAATACCGTTTCTGGGCGGCGAAGGTGCTCAAGCACATCGGCGCACACAATGTAGTCGTAGCGCCGATCACCGAACATGCCGTGCAGGTTGGCGGTTTCGAGGTCGGCCACCTCTACCGTGCGATAGTGTGGCCGGGCGTGGTCGGCCTCGGCGCGGCTGAGGGTGACGCCGTCCGATGTGCAGCCCCGTGTTTCTTTCAGATGCTGCCCCAGGGCGCCACTTCCGCAACCGAGGTCCAGTACGCAAGCCCCTGGGTGGACCAGACTCGCCAGGACCGACAGCGAGGTGCGCTCGCCTTCGGCGATGGAGCGCAAATACACGTGCAGGTCGTCAATTGAATTCGTCATCCGGCGATTATGACGGCGCGTTCCGCAGGGAAAAGGGCTGCTGTGGGTGGACAATAGCACCCGATGGCCGACATTTTTCCCCTGCAGCGCCCGCGTCTGGCGATCTCCATCGTGAGCCACGGCCACGGAGCCTTGGTGCAGGCGCTGCTGCTTCAGTTGGCCCAGATTTCGGCGCGATCCGTCGCCCGGGTGGTGCTGGTGCAGAACCTGCCAGAGTCAAGCCCAGAGGCGCCGTTGGAGGGGTGGCCCTTTGAGTTGAAAGTGGTTGTAAATGACACGCCCAAGGGGTTCGGTGCAAACCATAACTTCGCTTTGAGGGGCGCTGACGAAGAGTTTGTCTGCATACTTAACCCGGATGTTGCGCTGCAAGCCGCCGATCCCTTTCCCGAGTTGCTTGTCGCCAGCAGCCTGCCAGGCGTAGGTTGCGCCTATCCCATTCAGGTAGACGACGAAGGACGTGTTCAGGATAGTGAGCGAGAGATTCCGTCGCCAGCCGCTTTGTTGCGCCGAAGGCTGCTGGGGCAGATCGAAACGCGGGCGGATTGGGTAAATGCGGCGTGCATCGTGGTGCCGACCCCGGTTTGGCACCAGCTGGGGGGGTTTGACGAGCGCTATTTCATGTATTGCGAGGATGTGGATTGGTGCTTGCGGGTCAGACTGCGGGGGCTGCAGCTGGTCCGGGCGCCGGTGTGCGTTGTTCATACGGGCCAGCGAGCCAGCGGCCGTAGTGCCAGGCACCTTGCGTGGCATGTGCGCAGTCTTCTGCGGTTGTGGATCTCTCCGGTATATCGTCAGGCGCAACAGTTGCTAACCTCTGCCTCGTCCAGCGCAGGTACTATCGGCACCCCATGATTTGGTTGTCAGTGGTTGGATTTTTGATGGCGACGTTGGTCGCAGGGCTCATTGTGCGATGGGGGCGGGCGCATGCTGCAGCCTATGGCGATGGGATGCCGCAGAGGTTTCATCTCGGCGATGTTCCCAGGTTGGGCGGTGCGGCTTTGCTGTTGGGCCTGGGGGTAAGCTGGGTTCTGGGCATGTTGCAGACCCTGCAATGGGGTGACCCTGGCTCGTTGGGAATGGGTTTTTGGGTCGGGGGCTGGCTTTTCACCCTGCTGCCTGCGGCGTTGGGCGGCATCGCAGAAGACATGACCCAGCGGTTGTCCGTGCGCTATCGGCTGGTTCTGACCGGCGCATCGGGTGTTTTGGCCGTGGCGCTGCTGGGCTTGACGCTGCCCCGCCTCGGCTGGCCAGTGGCTGACGCACTGCTCGGCGCTGCTCCCTGGATCGGCATCGGGATTGTGGTGCTGGCAGTGGCCGGCCTGCCCCATGCCTTCAACATCATCGATGGCTACAACGGCCTTGCGGGAATGGTGGCCCTCATCGTCTGTCTGGCACTGGCCCATGTGGCTTTGCAGGTCGGAGACCGCGCGCTGGCGGCGATGCTGGTTTGCACCGCCGCTGCCACCGGCGGTTTCCTGGTCTGGAACTACCCGCGTGGCATGTTGTTTGCAGGTGACGGGGGCGCTTACGTGTGGGGCGTGGTGATCGCGCTGGCCAGTATTTCCCTGGTGCAGCGCAATGCCGATGTGTCGCCGTGGTTTCCCATGCTTTTGCTGATCTACCCGGTGTGGGAGACAGTCTTCTCGATATATCGCAAAGCCGTGCGGGGCGTTTCGCCCGGGGTGGCAGATGCGCTGCACTTTCACCAACTGATCTACCGGCGCATCGTGCGCGGGGTGTTCCACGACGATGAGTCCCGCCGCATGCTGATGCGCAACAACCGCACCTCCCCCTATCTGTGGGGCTTTACCTTGCTGACTGTGGTGCCGGCCGTGCTGTTCTGGAGCAATACGCCGCTGCTGATGGCGTTTTGCGGGCTGTTTGTGGTCAGCTATGTGATGGCGTATTT from Acidovorax sp. FHTAMBA carries:
- a CDS encoding peptidylprolyl isomerase → MTLFADLTRAASPIRAFAVASAVFGWMAGPAVASEAAVPLVQGDKIVITTLDVQADALRMPPEMRPLVLSRVPTVSQIAGNLYVRRALAAEAQAIGLDKDPLVVAHLKVAMDKVLSDALLERIDQKSTPSEAAVEAKARTLYRAKPDRFKAEEQVHARHILIAGTTTESKAEAEKLLKDLKDGADFAKLAEEKSADKGSAAKGGDVGYFGKGRMVPQFEQAAFELKNKNDLSGVVESQFGYHIIQLLDRKPAGVRPFDEVKEELAKEVRASIVQDARVAEAQRLQANGVPDVKAMEAFAKNYEAAVPAARRAVAPQQ
- a CDS encoding ABC transporter permease, translating into MTALWTECLALWRAHALVWVLTQRELAARHSGTAAGVVWPYLQPLLTVAAFYLVFDIVFAMRLGEGAPAHAVGTYLIVGALPWMAFCDAVSRGMGSLLDAGGLLQKNPLPPVLFTARAVLASALIYGPLLALVAVAYTPLHGFAPAVLSVVPLLALQLMLCLLLSYLLAILAAALRDTVQLVGFLLSVGIYLSPILFPMTLFPERWRWVLWLNPMTGLVQGYQQVLLQGAWPSAGVWWATLAWIALTAVLLNVVVSRSRDQLVDWL
- a CDS encoding ABC transporter ATP-binding protein — protein: MTHQAPSLATNIPAAAPVLRVHAVGKEYKLYPTPRARLKALVTGKATHRSHWALHDVSFELQRGECIGVIGDNGAGKSTLLKLLAGTLQPSHGRIDRVGRVTAILELGAGFHPDFSGRDNLYFAGSLIGIQREEMARLEPGIIEFCELGEALDRPVKTYSSGMTVRLAFALVTAVQPDVLIVDEALAVGDQNFQKKCVERITAFRNNGCTILFCSHSPYHVRHLCDRALWLKGGRVEQFGNTEAVLAAYDLYTRERELEKNGGAASALADAAPGSASAHSVDSGAEGTVAGGAGQPDSQMAPKHAGRSPQPQPLGDAGGSACILSVDVAHLEDAQAGHPPVLQGQDLIVTIRARGRGDERPHIGFMIEQSKGVGITSLATHEDGAAPVRLSDGTWQSVLTFPDLPLHSGDYVISAFLFDETGLAVYDEWFQFLHFRFIFPKPLPGLVRLPHRWS
- a CDS encoding class I SAM-dependent methyltransferase, giving the protein MTANTDIQTSRGLQLLQEGRDLLARGDRTGAAQVLARARDERDVMLAAHALIEAHDLVGSYNNVMGLNCAISEHDDIFGFFLGHHSSRNPLRDYLADGWRTLSELMLLLEAVDKPLLKTPSVLEFASGHGRFTRHLVKALGPTRVVVSDVVPSAVEFSRRTFGVEGFLSASTPEAVQWPGRYDLVFVLSLFSHLPKATWSRWLKVLFDAVAPGGLLVFSTHGIKAAHFDHVTLDAEGYFFAASSESSAIDGQEYGTTFTSEPFVLARIAETLGADKLVHKAPVHFWNHQDAYVLRKP
- a CDS encoding class I SAM-dependent methyltransferase, with the protein product MNGNWLHSLQERLWGVAPWDASKISDEWFRAHFEYAADVVNHWIGGVLDVRSARFLNFGCGDGITDLSLVLRYGATSIHGVDIRREYTKLPRIAREQLGMRRIPSALTFESITPGAPLAGQRALVDGIMSWSTFEHVQRDQLAPIFADLHACLRPGGYFFIQIEPLFYSPFGSHLRRYDDVPWHHLLASEEALWQVIKNHQGPIDAAEVDFGFADFGVDGYKEFVFKEYRSLNRLTADELVDLTTQAGFHVVRQERRNVEMEIPSALRGRYPDELLLNNEIFLLLSK
- a CDS encoding methyltransferase domain-containing protein: MTNSIDDLHVYLRSIAEGERTSLSVLASLVHPGACVLDLGCGSGALGQHLKETRGCTSDGVTLSRAEADHARPHYRTVEVADLETANLHGMFGDRRYDYIVCADVLEHLRRPETVLQACRDLLEPDGKLLISVPNAAYAGLLAELMEGEFRYREEGLLDRTHLRFFTRTSLVRFMAEQLWELDTVDTVQRELPESEFQVAFDRLPAAVARYLLGSPDALAYQFICVARPVPHVSSAAHTPANGIASHARFTAQLYLGYDGGYAEEDKLTASGIIGQERQMVRFSLPQAARPLKQLRLDPADRPGFLHLYSLTLLDHAQQPLWHWQADSTSRSLLSAAPHSQIVWQAPLPPASGASLLLLAGTDPWMELPIPADVFELADRAPATLEVELGWPMSADYLALASTVRPLDDRIGELERAARDAESSFNHQRHEMRLVEARATILEESNKALAQQRATWQQEATRLQKDYAALAAHLKTIENSTVFRATRPLVHAKMRVDRLLGRAPAAAAAQVPPAPIPVTPPPQPVDVIVPVYRGLHDTRLCIDSVLASACQTPWRLIVINDASPEPEVTAWLRDRARQDDRITLLENPENLGFVGTVNRGMALSDSNDVLLLNSDTEVANDWLDRIRRAAYSDQKVASVTPFSNNATICSYPRFCKDNDLPPGYNTAQLDALCAQTNAGAVVDVPTGVGFCMYIRRDSLQQVGLFDTENFGKGYGEENDFCQRAAEAGWRNLHLLDTFVLHTGGVSFGDSKSPRERAAMETLRRLHPNYERDVMAFVRADPAQPWRLALDVARMRQQQSGGRKVVLAVLHDRAGGTVRHVRELAQHLSDQALFLTLTPAPHRSVRLQWADESEGFLLQFSIADEFAQLLQALRQLGVSHIHYHHLLGHDESVLDLPHHLGVAYDFTAHDFYSYCTHISLTGLDNRYAGELAPGQCTCCPADSTAAPYGGTVGQWRHRNIHFLTGARQVFTPSHDAALRIAGFAPGARVRVVPHTDLSSHGELPLAQPHARAAGAALKVVVIGALSAIKGADILEAVALEAARRNAPVEFHLLGYGYRHLQTQPKAHLTVHGAYEDNDLPRLLEWLQPDLAWFPAQWPETYSYTLSACMEAALPVVAPDLGAFAERLHGRTWSWVERWDQTPAQWLDAFLRIREQNFDQGTPPPVAQPATPGARALQASASSLPWHYHDSYLATVPGSSHPIGVPMDFLATHRAPSTGATGARSLLLSGIVKLRSHPLLRGVAQRVPQHWQTKVKSWLRA
- a CDS encoding glycosyltransferase family 2 protein, translating into MADIFPLQRPRLAISIVSHGHGALVQALLLQLAQISARSVARVVLVQNLPESSPEAPLEGWPFELKVVVNDTPKGFGANHNFALRGADEEFVCILNPDVALQAADPFPELLVASSLPGVGCAYPIQVDDEGRVQDSEREIPSPAALLRRRLLGQIETRADWVNAACIVVPTPVWHQLGGFDERYFMYCEDVDWCLRVRLRGLQLVRAPVCVVHTGQRASGRSARHLAWHVRSLLRLWISPVYRQAQQLLTSASSSAGTIGTP
- a CDS encoding glycosyltransferase, with product MIWLSVVGFLMATLVAGLIVRWGRAHAAAYGDGMPQRFHLGDVPRLGGAALLLGLGVSWVLGMLQTLQWGDPGSLGMGFWVGGWLFTLLPAALGGIAEDMTQRLSVRYRLVLTGASGVLAVALLGLTLPRLGWPVADALLGAAPWIGIGIVVLAVAGLPHAFNIIDGYNGLAGMVALIVCLALAHVALQVGDRALAAMLVCTAAATGGFLVWNYPRGMLFAGDGGAYVWGVVIALASISLVQRNADVSPWFPMLLLIYPVWETVFSIYRKAVRGVSPGVADALHFHQLIYRRIVRGVFHDDESRRMLMRNNRTSPYLWGFTLLTVVPAVLFWSNTPLLMAFCGLFVVSYVMAYFAIVRFKVPHWLRH